From Aliarcobacter butzleri, the proteins below share one genomic window:
- a CDS encoding paraquat-inducible protein A yields the protein MYQKLDNIEECYSCGLFIEKDKRTKLSQRCPRCNSKLSVDKESSFDSLYYAISALLLFVILNIYPIITLNISDNELKTTLIGAVVALIEQEFFLIGAVVFFTILFAPVLNSFVIIFVYIQRKLKIKIFSKTLLYDSFYFFKHWGFIEVFIISIIVTYIKLIGMVSTTKFDIGFYVMLIYIFCFYMSNKKFNAKSIFGE from the coding sequence ATGTATCAAAAACTAGATAATATCGAAGAGTGTTATAGTTGTGGTTTATTTATTGAAAAAGATAAACGAACAAAATTATCTCAAAGATGTCCTAGATGCAATAGTAAATTATCAGTAGATAAAGAGTCTTCTTTTGACTCTTTGTATTATGCTATTTCAGCTCTTTTGTTATTTGTTATTTTAAATATTTATCCAATAATTACTTTAAATATTTCAGATAATGAACTAAAAACAACTTTAATAGGAGCTGTTGTTGCTTTAATAGAACAAGAGTTTTTTCTAATAGGAGCTGTTGTATTTTTTACTATTTTATTTGCACCTGTATTAAACTCTTTTGTTATTATTTTTGTGTATATTCAAAGAAAATTAAAAATAAAAATCTTTTCAAAAACTTTACTTTATGATAGTTTTTATTTTTTTAAGCATTGGGGATTTATAGAAGTTTTTATCATAAGTATTATTGTAACTTATATAAAACTAATAGGAATGGTATCAACAACAAAGTTTGATATAGGATTTTATGTGATGTTGATTTATATTTTTTGTTTTTATATGTCAAATAAAAAATTTAATGCAAAAAGTATTTTTGGAGAATAA
- a CDS encoding globin domain-containing protein, which produces MNYNITQAQFGVRPPVTKPDPKVLEFLGEEGMRKLISEHYDILKTSEIKDLFPKNEEAFALAKQHSADFFIQICGGPDYFNQNRGNPMMVGRHQPFKITPKARLVWLQSYIKVLENIEMPEDLKQSFWNYLDIFSIWMINTPQD; this is translated from the coding sequence ATGAATTATAATATTACACAAGCACAATTTGGAGTAAGACCTCCTGTTACAAAGCCTGACCCTAAGGTTTTAGAATTTTTAGGTGAAGAAGGAATGAGAAAATTAATATCAGAACATTACGATATTTTAAAAACAAGCGAAATTAAAGATTTATTTCCAAAAAATGAAGAGGCTTTTGCTTTAGCAAAACAACATTCAGCAGATTTTTTTATACAAATCTGTGGTGGACCTGATTATTTTAATCAAAATAGAGGAAATCCAATGATGGTAGGTCGGCATCAACCATTTAAAATTACTCCTAAAGCTAGACTTGTTTGGCTTCAATCATATATTAAAGTTTTAGAAAATATTGAAATGCCAGAAGATTTAAAACAATCTTTTTGGAATTATTTAGATATTTTCTCAATCTGGATGATCAACACTCCTCAAGATTAA
- a CDS encoding putative bifunctional diguanylate cyclase/phosphodiesterase, with protein sequence MKKTFKNYIFSRQIILVSAVFLICFVFTTYLHTSLAKKEALVQAQAISNQLFSSMYQVMKKGWSRDDVMLFTSSLDDNFQGSNYEINIYRADKVKAIYGEIKEKEKDITLVDVLNGKIEKFDNFKDNIVRNILPLKATTDCKACHTNVNEGDVLGVIEVKQNLNSIFEETKYQFIAFFLVIIPIFYILAFISSRYTTKKITDNLELFHGKVESINSIQDFKEFNSKDLDLYFNEFNEIIKNVDLMAERLKNIAVDKELLEFEVKLLDKFIITSDVVKDWREYISDLLLEINKIMETYALVTIFRVSEDQFEVDVFWLATPSETQLHMFDKYINKTIKESDYFQGLTDFKIKHIIANKNANLSFLNEDCFEYKTKSLFLDSPKIGGIVGIGLQSVFSDDPIRHIIVESILTTMANLVGSVKAINKYTQDLEYYAARDPLTDLFNQRVFNDMMRYEIKRAQRHNYSFALMVIDCDNFKPINDNFGHSFGDTLLQTVATTLKKEKRDEDIVARYGGDEFTIILPECTEKEAMIVANRISKKMATEKIVAPDGSNIGITISIGICVYPTHTTSQKDMFIIADSMMYQAKEEGKNAIKIPTKNDISDILKLKQEKTALLLKAIENNKIEPYFQPIKPSSKDSNIVIHELLMRIHQDDKIISAFEFIEIAESKGLINIMDLMVIEKAFQKIQDSLYSGLLFINLSPKSLIIGNFIDKINEFAKKYDINKEKIVFEITERETVKNFTLLEKFVHNLKSEGFKFAIDDFGAGFSSFHYVKKFPIDYLKIDGDFIININNDEKDKAFVSSMITLAKELNIQTIAEFVENEEIIEVLDTLKIDYYQGWHIGRPAQNFTNLK encoded by the coding sequence ATGAAAAAAACTTTTAAGAATTATATTTTTTCAAGACAAATTATTTTAGTATCTGCTGTATTTCTAATATGTTTTGTATTTACGACATATTTACATACATCTTTAGCTAAAAAAGAAGCATTAGTTCAAGCTCAAGCTATATCAAATCAACTTTTCTCATCTATGTATCAAGTTATGAAAAAAGGTTGGAGTAGAGATGATGTTATGCTTTTTACAAGCTCTTTGGATGATAATTTTCAAGGAAGTAATTACGAAATAAATATTTATAGAGCAGATAAAGTAAAAGCTATTTATGGAGAGATTAAAGAAAAAGAAAAAGATATAACTTTAGTTGATGTTTTAAATGGAAAAATTGAAAAATTTGATAATTTTAAAGACAATATCGTAAGAAATATTTTACCACTAAAAGCAACAACGGACTGTAAAGCTTGTCATACAAATGTAAATGAAGGTGATGTTTTAGGAGTTATAGAAGTTAAACAAAATTTAAACTCTATTTTTGAGGAAACAAAATATCAATTTATTGCATTTTTCTTAGTGATTATTCCAATTTTTTATATTTTAGCTTTTATCTCATCAAGATATACAACTAAAAAAATCACAGATAATTTAGAGTTATTCCATGGTAAAGTTGAAAGCATAAACTCTATTCAAGATTTTAAAGAATTTAATTCAAAAGATTTGGATTTATACTTCAATGAATTTAATGAAATCATTAAAAATGTTGACTTAATGGCAGAAAGACTCAAAAATATAGCTGTTGATAAAGAGTTATTAGAATTTGAAGTAAAACTTTTAGATAAATTCATAATAACTTCTGATGTAGTAAAAGATTGGCGAGAATATATTAGTGATTTATTACTTGAAATAAATAAAATCATGGAAACTTACGCTTTAGTAACTATCTTTAGAGTTTCAGAAGATCAATTTGAAGTAGATGTTTTCTGGCTTGCAACACCAAGTGAAACACAACTTCATATGTTTGATAAATATATCAATAAAACTATTAAAGAGTCTGATTATTTCCAAGGATTAACTGATTTTAAAATTAAACATATTATTGCAAATAAAAATGCAAATTTATCTTTTTTAAATGAAGATTGTTTTGAATATAAGACTAAATCGCTATTCTTAGATAGTCCAAAAATTGGAGGAATTGTAGGTATTGGTTTACAATCAGTATTCTCTGATGATCCAATAAGACATATAATTGTTGAATCAATTTTAACAACAATGGCAAACTTAGTTGGTTCTGTAAAAGCTATAAATAAATATACTCAAGATTTAGAATACTATGCAGCAAGAGATCCATTAACTGACTTATTTAATCAAAGAGTATTTAATGATATGATGAGATATGAGATAAAAAGAGCTCAAAGACATAACTACTCTTTTGCATTAATGGTTATTGATTGTGATAACTTTAAACCTATAAATGATAACTTTGGGCACTCTTTTGGAGATACTTTACTTCAAACTGTTGCAACTACTCTAAAAAAAGAGAAAAGAGATGAAGATATAGTTGCTAGATATGGAGGGGATGAATTTACAATAATACTTCCAGAATGTACAGAAAAAGAGGCAATGATAGTTGCAAATAGAATTTCAAAAAAAATGGCAACAGAAAAAATAGTTGCTCCAGATGGTTCAAATATTGGAATTACTATTTCTATTGGAATTTGTGTTTATCCAACACATACAACTTCTCAAAAAGATATGTTTATCATCGCTGATTCTATGATGTATCAAGCAAAAGAAGAAGGTAAAAATGCTATTAAAATACCAACAAAAAATGATATTTCAGATATTTTAAAACTAAAACAAGAAAAAACTGCTCTACTTTTAAAAGCTATTGAAAATAATAAAATAGAACCATATTTCCAACCAATAAAACCATCTTCAAAAGATAGTAATATTGTTATACATGAACTTTTAATGAGAATTCATCAAGATGACAAAATCATTTCTGCTTTTGAGTTTATAGAAATTGCTGAATCTAAAGGATTAATTAACATAATGGATTTAATGGTTATAGAAAAAGCTTTCCAAAAAATTCAAGATAGTTTATATAGTGGTCTTTTATTTATCAATTTATCTCCAAAATCGCTTATCATCGGTAACTTTATAGATAAAATAAATGAATTTGCAAAAAAATATGATATTAATAAAGAAAAAATCGTATTTGAAATAACAGAAAGAGAGACTGTTAAAAACTTTACTCTATTAGAAAAATTTGTTCATAACTTAAAATCAGAAGGTTTCAAATTTGCAATAGATGACTTTGGAGCAGGTTTTTCATCATTCCACTATGTAAAAAAATTCCCTATTGATTATCTAAAAATTGATGGTGATTTTATTATAAATATAAATAATGACGAAAAAGACAAAGCATTTGTAAGTAGTATGATAACATTGGCAAAAGAGTTAAATATTCAAACTATTGCAGAATTTGTAGAAAATGAAGAGATTATAGAAGTTTTAGATACTTTAAAAATTGATTACTACCAAGGTTGGCATATAGGAAGACCTGCTCAGAATTTTACAAACCTAAAATAA
- a CDS encoding outer membrane beta-barrel protein, which produces MMKKSLLAFSAVSLLSSIYANDFDTKVYVGATSGKLDGERYNQFGVGYTANTKFDNDILLGFGNSVYYGEVTSNRSATTVDLDLRVGYELLRDLTAYAIGTGVYQYYDNSSATGLGYGGSLEYKFTRNFALEGTYKTVDMEHNSHKYDYDTTNLAVKFSY; this is translated from the coding sequence ATGATGAAAAAAAGTCTTTTAGCTTTTTCAGCTGTTAGTTTATTATCTTCTATATATGCAAATGATTTTGATACAAAAGTTTATGTTGGAGCAACTTCAGGGAAACTTGATGGAGAAAGATACAATCAATTTGGAGTTGGTTATACAGCAAATACAAAATTTGATAATGATATTTTACTTGGATTTGGAAATAGTGTTTATTATGGAGAAGTAACAAGTAATAGAAGTGCTACAACTGTTGATTTAGATTTAAGAGTTGGTTATGAGTTGTTAAGAGACTTAACAGCTTACGCAATAGGTACAGGTGTTTATCAATATTATGATAATAGTTCAGCAACTGGACTTGGATATGGTGGTTCTTTAGAATATAAATTTACAAGAAATTTTGCGTTAGAAGGAACATATAAAACTGTAGATATGGAACATAATTCACATAAATATGATTATGATACTACAAACTTAGCAGTGAAGTTCAGCTATTAA
- a CDS encoding DMT family transporter, which translates to MNEKLKGILFGIISAICYGTNPLGALFLYEEGLNTNSIIFYRFFLASILLGLLMVFQKKSFYVTKREIFILAILGVLFGISALALYSSFLYMDAGIACTILFVFPVFVAIILAIFFKERISLMTAISIFLALVGIALLYKGGDIKLNFIGVMIVLFSALFYAIYIVVSNKSSIFMSSIKLTFYVSIFCTLTIFIYSLFDSSKSIELLTTTNMWLYALMLAIVPTILSLIFLAKAIQIIGSTPTAIVGAFEPLTAVLIGVTIFDEKFTLQISIGISLILISVILIIIGKSMSLEKIFTTIHKVKYTFLRYWRWK; encoded by the coding sequence ATGAATGAAAAATTAAAAGGTATCTTATTTGGTATTATCTCAGCAATTTGTTATGGGACAAATCCTTTAGGTGCTTTATTTCTATATGAAGAAGGATTAAATACAAATAGTATTATATTTTATCGATTCTTTTTAGCCTCAATTCTTCTTGGTTTATTGATGGTATTTCAAAAAAAATCTTTTTATGTTACAAAAAGAGAAATCTTTATATTAGCCATCTTAGGAGTTTTATTTGGAATATCTGCTTTAGCTTTATATAGTAGTTTTTTATATATGGATGCAGGAATTGCTTGTACGATTCTTTTTGTTTTTCCTGTATTTGTTGCTATTATTTTAGCAATCTTTTTCAAAGAAAGAATATCACTAATGACTGCTATATCTATATTTTTAGCACTTGTAGGAATAGCTTTATTATATAAAGGTGGAGATATAAAACTAAACTTTATTGGTGTAATGATAGTTTTATTTTCAGCATTATTTTATGCCATTTATATCGTAGTTTCAAACAAATCATCAATATTTATGTCTTCAATAAAACTTACTTTTTATGTATCTATATTTTGTACTTTAACGATATTTATCTACTCTCTTTTTGATAGTTCAAAGTCTATAGAACTTTTAACAACAACTAATATGTGGTTATATGCTTTGATGTTAGCAATTGTTCCTACAATATTATCTTTGATTTTTTTAGCAAAAGCTATCCAAATTATTGGTTCAACTCCAACTGCTATTGTTGGGGCATTTGAACCACTTACTGCTGTTTTAATCGGTGTTACAATTTTTGATGAAAAATTTACTCTTCAAATATCAATTGGAATATCTTTAATTTTAATCTCAGTTATATTGATAATAATTGGAAAAAGTATGAGCTTAGAAAAGATATTTACTACTATTCATAAAGTAAAATATACTTTTCTAAGATATTGGAGATGGAAGTAG
- the ybaK gene encoding Cys-tRNA(Pro) deacylase: protein MTPAINLLKKNKCDFKIHKYEHDSDCTNFGDEAVEKLGLDANQVYKTLLVELTPKELVVCVLPVANQLSLKEVATIFGVKKAEMASKDEAQKVTGYLLGGISPLGQKKLLRTVLDESTKSFETIFISGGKRGLDIEVKPKDLEVLLKAKIGKITA from the coding sequence GTGACACCAGCAATTAATCTATTAAAAAAAAATAAATGTGATTTTAAAATACATAAATATGAGCACGATTCTGATTGTACAAATTTTGGAGATGAGGCAGTTGAAAAACTAGGATTAGATGCAAATCAAGTATATAAAACTTTACTTGTAGAATTAACTCCAAAAGAGTTAGTTGTTTGTGTTTTACCTGTTGCAAACCAACTAAGTCTTAAAGAAGTAGCAACTATCTTTGGTGTAAAAAAAGCTGAAATGGCTTCAAAAGATGAAGCACAAAAAGTAACTGGATATTTACTTGGAGGAATTTCTCCTTTAGGACAAAAAAAACTTCTTAGAACAGTTTTAGATGAAAGCACAAAAAGTTTTGAAACTATTTTTATAAGTGGCGGAAAAAGAGGACTTGATATAGAAGTTAAACCAAAAGATTTAGAAGTTCTTTTAAAAGCAAAAATAGGTAAGATTACGGCATAG
- a CDS encoding YceI family protein: protein MKKVVISTLGLALMTSSLYAGVCSDKLKYDFTFYGAEDKSYVVTKNTFKTATSNFPSEKLLNATLNIDAFSIDTSADLNNGAAKWPAAMVTVRNNNISNNFFKLFEKDAGKVDVKIVKIAANSMDVEFKMNGITKVIPFAYKTEGDTIKATGKLDVLAFGVDKAWAQFTAVCKSFHHGKSWNEIDINFEVPASCK, encoded by the coding sequence ATGAAAAAAGTAGTTATTTCAACTTTAGGTCTTGCTTTAATGACAAGTTCTTTATATGCTGGTGTTTGCTCAGACAAATTAAAATATGACTTCACATTTTATGGAGCTGAAGATAAATCTTATGTAGTTACAAAAAATACTTTCAAAACTGCAACGAGCAATTTCCCAAGTGAAAAATTATTAAATGCAACACTAAATATAGATGCTTTTTCTATTGATACAAGTGCTGATTTAAATAATGGTGCAGCAAAATGGCCTGCAGCTATGGTTACAGTTAGAAATAACAATATTTCAAATAACTTTTTCAAACTATTTGAAAAAGATGCAGGTAAAGTTGATGTAAAAATCGTAAAAATTGCAGCAAATTCAATGGATGTTGAGTTTAAAATGAATGGTATTACAAAAGTTATTCCATTTGCTTATAAAACAGAAGGTGATACTATCAAAGCAACTGGAAAACTTGATGTTTTAGCTTTTGGTGTTGATAAAGCTTGGGCACAATTTACTGCCGTTTGCAAAAGTTTCCACCACGGTAAATCTTGGAATGAAATTGATATAAATTTCGAAGTTCCTGCAAGTTGTAAATAA
- a CDS encoding DNA alkylation repair protein: MAELLKDLYSKEFIEKLGEKLFMVYPNFQKKEFIENVFCSTWQELELKPRMRHISTTLHKFLPFSYKEQLDILKKVKEDFGGLEAMIFQDFVEVFGLDDLKESLRALKVFTIDSSSEFAIRQFILKYEEETMNQMKLWAKSSNEHLRRLASEGCRPRLPWAIALPKFKENPKKVLEIIELLKNDKSKYVQKSVANNLNDISKDNPTFVIEFVKDNLGFSKELDFICRHGSRTLLKSGNIEVLKLFSFEKVNHINLSDFYCDESVEIGQDLNFSFELNSDEKLGSIRVEYIIKYLKQKNKYSQKIFMITQSDFKEKLKRFNKKQSFKDMTTRKHIRGEHSLSIVINGEKVIEKPFVVN; this comes from the coding sequence ATGGCAGAACTTTTAAAAGATTTATATTCAAAAGAGTTTATTGAAAAATTAGGTGAAAAACTTTTTATGGTTTATCCCAATTTTCAAAAAAAAGAGTTTATAGAAAATGTATTTTGTTCTACTTGGCAAGAGTTGGAATTAAAACCTAGAATGAGACATATTTCTACGACTTTGCACAAATTTTTGCCTTTTTCTTATAAAGAACAACTTGATATATTAAAAAAAGTAAAAGAAGATTTTGGTGGACTTGAAGCTATGATTTTTCAAGATTTTGTTGAGGTTTTTGGACTTGATGATTTAAAAGAGTCTTTAAGAGCTTTGAAAGTTTTTACTATAGATTCAAGTAGTGAATTTGCAATAAGACAATTTATACTTAAGTATGAAGAAGAGACTATGAATCAAATGAAACTTTGGGCAAAATCTTCAAATGAGCATTTAAGAAGATTAGCTAGTGAAGGTTGCAGACCTAGACTTCCTTGGGCTATTGCATTGCCAAAGTTTAAAGAAAATCCAAAAAAAGTGCTTGAAATAATAGAACTTCTAAAAAATGACAAATCAAAATATGTTCAAAAAAGTGTAGCAAATAATCTAAATGACATTTCAAAAGATAATCCTACTTTTGTAATAGAATTTGTAAAAGATAATTTAGGTTTTTCAAAAGAGCTTGATTTTATTTGTAGGCATGGAAGTAGAACACTACTTAAAAGTGGAAATATAGAAGTTCTAAAGCTTTTTAGTTTTGAAAAAGTAAATCATATAAATTTATCAGATTTTTATTGCGATGAGAGTGTAGAAATAGGGCAGGATTTGAACTTTTCTTTTGAACTTAATTCTGATGAAAAACTAGGAAGTATAAGAGTTGAATATATAATAAAATATTTAAAACAAAAAAACAAATATAGTCAAAAGATATTTATGATAACTCAAAGTGATTTTAAAGAGAAGTTAAAAAGATTTAATAAAAAACAGAGTTTCAAAGATATGACTACACGAAAACATATAAGAGGAGAACATAGTTTAAGTATAGTCATAAATGGAGAAAAAGTTATCGAAAAACCTTTTGTTGTAAATTAG
- the rhuM gene encoding RhuM family protein has translation MSDISNLVVYSDGELELKVSVNNQTVWLSADEIAYIFDVNRPAIVKHIGNIYNDEELEQNSTCSILEQVAKDGKLRKINFYNLDVIISVGYRINSKKATKFRKWATTILKDYINDGYAINQHKITEQRLLLLENDVNVIKSKIKDNKLETNQGIFYDGQIYDSYSFINDLLKLANNEVILIDNYVDDTVLTLFSKYQNINFIIYTNNISKQLKLDFEKYSKQYKNITLKTFKSSHDRFLIVDKKEIYHIGASLKDLAKKWFAFSKINLSVKEILEKLN, from the coding sequence ATGAGTGATATATCAAATCTAGTAGTTTATTCTGATGGTGAGTTAGAACTCAAAGTTTCGGTAAATAATCAAACAGTTTGGTTAAGTGCAGATGAAATTGCATATATTTTTGATGTAAATAGACCAGCTATCGTGAAACATATTGGAAATATTTACAATGATGAAGAATTAGAACAAAATTCAACTTGTTCCATTTTGGAACAGGTTGCAAAAGATGGAAAATTAAGAAAGATAAATTTTTATAATCTCGATGTAATAATTTCTGTTGGATATAGAATAAATTCTAAAAAAGCAACAAAATTTAGAAAATGGGCTACAACAATACTCAAAGATTATATAAATGATGGCTACGCTATAAATCAGCATAAAATAACAGAACAAAGATTACTATTATTAGAAAACGATGTAAATGTTATAAAATCTAAAATAAAAGATAATAAACTAGAAACTAATCAAGGAATATTTTATGATGGACAAATATATGATTCATACTCTTTTATAAATGATTTATTAAAGTTAGCCAATAATGAAGTAATTTTAATAGATAACTATGTAGATGATACTGTATTAACTTTATTTTCAAAATATCAAAATATTAATTTTATAATTTATACAAATAATATTTCAAAGCAATTAAAACTTGATTTTGAAAAGTATTCTAAACAATATAAAAATATCACTCTAAAAACTTTTAAAAGTTCTCATGATAGATTTTTGATAGTTGATAAAAAAGAGATTTATCATATTGGTGCAAGTTTAAAAGATTTAGCAAAAAAATGGTTTGCTTTTTCAAAAATAAACTTAAGTGTTAAAGAAATTTTAGAAAAATTAAATTAG
- a CDS encoding pentapeptide repeat-containing protein produces MSKNICNVCNKEFEDKYFDKKQNKCILHCEKDGWYEIDDSGNKNWYKSKGNINLFWEKFYEEYDSRQILFGIKNVVFPKFESQGGLAEGSSRKIVFEEIDNSLTFENCTFEGKISLYKYINKLEFKECKFLANLELSRNDIQKGLTFINCTFNKNLILKNLTFKIGSKLRIKDCSIIKNVNFENTTFEDLADFNKTRFNEINFYKTTFKDISVFTETIFNKKVDFKHTTFEKLSIFRNSEFKDSINLKDAIFKEKANFLEIKTDVSNRETARIIKDSFEQQNNIIEANKYYALEMKEREKELDFKKDFFEWLVFKIHGLSSNHSQDWTLALFWIINLTFFYSYLNIQPNDKILVFKIIFSFIAIILITCMIIKIPKNLERRWLTTIPTTIICYVLYGYLVETDWSLAEFSKNLNPFSIMRGDEPITLGTLIFKIIIAYLIYQLIISIRQNTRRK; encoded by the coding sequence ATGTCAAAAAATATATGTAATGTTTGCAATAAAGAATTTGAAGATAAATATTTTGATAAAAAGCAAAATAAATGTATTTTACATTGTGAAAAAGATGGTTGGTATGAAATTGATGATAGTGGAAATAAAAACTGGTATAAATCAAAAGGAAATATAAACTTATTTTGGGAAAAATTCTATGAAGAATATGATTCAAGACAAATTTTATTTGGAATAAAAAATGTTGTATTTCCTAAATTTGAATCGCAAGGTGGCTTAGCTGAAGGAAGTTCTAGAAAAATAGTATTTGAAGAAATAGATAATTCTTTAACATTTGAAAATTGTACTTTTGAAGGTAAAATATCTTTATATAAATATATAAATAAATTAGAATTTAAAGAATGTAAATTTTTAGCTAATTTAGAATTATCAAGAAATGATATTCAAAAAGGACTTACTTTTATAAATTGTACTTTTAACAAAAACTTAATTTTAAAAAATCTTACATTTAAAATAGGTTCAAAACTTAGAATTAAGGATTGTTCGATAATTAAAAATGTAAATTTTGAGAATACTACATTTGAAGATTTAGCTGATTTTAATAAAACACGTTTTAATGAGATTAATTTTTATAAAACTACATTTAAAGATATATCAGTTTTTACTGAAACGATATTTAATAAAAAAGTAGATTTTAAACATACTACTTTTGAGAAACTATCTATCTTTCGAAATTCTGAGTTTAAAGATTCAATAAATTTAAAAGATGCAATTTTTAAAGAAAAAGCAAATTTTTTAGAAATAAAAACAGATGTCTCAAATCGTGAAACAGCAAGAATAATAAAAGACTCTTTTGAACAACAGAACAACATCATAGAAGCAAACAAATATTATGCCTTAGAGATGAAAGAAAGAGAAAAAGAGCTAGATTTTAAAAAAGATTTTTTTGAATGGTTGGTTTTTAAAATTCATGGTTTATCTTCAAATCATTCTCAAGATTGGACTTTAGCTTTATTTTGGATTATTAATCTAACATTTTTTTATTCATATTTGAATATTCAACCAAATGATAAAATATTAGTATTTAAAATTATATTTTCATTTATAGCTATTATTCTTATAACTTGTATGATAATTAAAATACCAAAGAATTTAGAAAGACGCTGGCTTACAACTATTCCAACAACAATAATATGTTATGTTCTTTATGGATATTTAGTTGAAACTGATTGGAGTTTAGCTGAGTTTTCAAAAAATTTAAATCCCTTTTCAATTATGAGAGGTGATGAACCAATAACATTAGGAACTTTGATTTTCAAAATCATCATCGCATATCTAATATATCAATTGATTATCTCTATTCGCCAAAATACAAGAAGAAAATAG
- a CDS encoding DJ-1/PfpI family protein: MQKVVGIFVFDDIEVLDFCGPFEVLSVTRLDESKRLESLSPFDVKLVAMTKDVIFTKGNMKIIPDFDFKTCPKLDILIVPGGMGTRKLMYDERVLDFISKKANEVELLTSVCTGSLILASAKLLDGVNATTHWKSLQRMEDEFKNVKVCKDKHYVEDGNIISSAGISAGIDMALYIVKRYFGENVSRATAKHMEYPYLEENKRRIEI, translated from the coding sequence ATGCAAAAAGTAGTTGGGATTTTTGTTTTTGATGATATAGAAGTTTTAGATTTTTGTGGACCATTTGAGGTTTTAAGTGTAACAAGACTTGATGAATCAAAGAGATTAGAATCTCTTTCTCCTTTTGATGTAAAACTTGTAGCTATGACAAAAGATGTTATTTTTACAAAAGGAAATATGAAAATAATACCAGACTTTGATTTTAAAACTTGTCCAAAACTTGATATTTTGATAGTTCCAGGTGGAATGGGTACAAGAAAACTTATGTATGATGAAAGAGTTTTAGATTTTATAAGTAAAAAAGCAAATGAGGTAGAATTATTGACTTCTGTTTGTACGGGTTCTCTTATTTTAGCAAGTGCAAAACTGCTTGATGGTGTAAATGCCACAACACACTGGAAAAGTCTTCAAAGAATGGAAGATGAATTTAAAAATGTAAAAGTGTGTAAAGATAAACACTATGTAGAAGATGGAAATATCATCTCAAGTGCAGGAATCTCAGCAGGAATTGATATGGCACTTTATATTGTAAAAAGATATTTTGGAGAAAATGTTTCAAGAGCAACTGCAAAACATATGGAATATCCATATTTAGAAGAGAATAAAAGAAGAATAGAAATATAA